TGAAATGAGGGCGTCATGTCTTGGGCATGGGGAGTTTCACCCAGGGCCAGCCGGATAGCGGTACCTACAAAGTCTACTCCCGTGTTCCATGGGATTTCATGGGAACAGAAATAGCCTCCAGAAAGGCGGGCTGCCATTTCGATGACATAAGGTTTGCCATCATGCACAACCATGTCGCCTTTGAATATACTGTTTTCAATGCCGAGAGCTATGGCTGCCTGCCCGGAGAGGTCTTTTACCGCAGTTTGAACATCCAGTGGTAGGAATGAAGGTAGATCTCCACCGTTCTCAATTATATTGGGGGCGTAACGATCAAGAAATTCATAGTTGCGGTCCGAGAATCCGGGACAAAAGGGCTGCCCGTTGACCACAAAACCTTCAGTGCTGATTTGCGGCCCGTCGAGATGCTTTTCTACCATAACCCGCCCGCTGGGTGATTCATTTTTGGAACATTCAAATGCCCATTTGGGATCAGGCATATCCGTTGCCCCATAAACAAGACGCAGCACACCACGCGCGCCCCGGCTGTCCACAGGCTTGATGACTAGCGTTTCCCGCCGTTCATCCAGAATCCGGGTCAGCTCATCCGCGTTGAAAATTTCCTGATACCAGGGGATGGGGATTCCCCGTTCCTTGAAACGGTCCTTCATGGCTTTTTTGTCTGTTGCCAGACGGGCCGTTTCCGCGCTGACCGCAGTTAAACCAAAATGATCAGCCACAGCCGCAACTGTAGCCGGAGCATCAACAGCCGCGCAGATGACACCATGCGGCTTGCCGCCTGTATGAGACCATTCAATCAGGGTGGCAACCGATTTTTCCGGGGTGTAGACACAACCGATAACCGGATCATGGGCATGAGCGAATCCGGGAGCCTGCGGGTTGGCGTCTACCGCCACAACATGCAATCCCATATCTTTTGCTCTTTGGAAAACCGGAATGGATTCCAACCCAGCTCCGATCACAATTAATGTCTTGCGCATAAATTATTCTTGCCTATGACGGTTAGTCATTTGAAGCGGCGAAGCCTTAATAAAAGTTTTTGGGATTCTTAAACCCTTTTTTCAAAAAGGGTTTAAGGCCCCCGGCGGGGTCGCCGAAGGCATTCTTTCTAAGCCGTCTTGCGGCAGACCATAAAAGTATTCTGGCCTTTGGGGTCATCAGGAAAGACAATGCGTCCCTGCTTGATGCCTGTGGTCTGCATAATTTCAAAATGTTCGGAACAAAGCCCGCTGATTTCCTGCAATGAAAATTCATGCAAATGCTGGGAATTGACCGGAATATGTCCAAGACTGTTCTGGGGAGTACTCAGGATGAGCAGTCCGCCCGGTTTAAGTACCCGTTCCATTTCCTTAAAAAAAGGAGCCGGGTTGACGTGCTCCACGGTTTCAAAACTGGTTACCGCGTCAAAGGAATTGTCTTCGAAACTGAGCGAGGTCGCATCCCCGGTCTGGAAGGTGATGTTATCAAAATATTTACCGGATGAGGCAAGGCGCACTGTTTCAATATCCAAATCTGTGGCGATGACTTTCTGGGCCTTATGGGCAAGCATCCTTGAACCGTAACCGGGACCACATGCACAGTCCAGAACCAGAGCTTCTGAATTAATGTAATCAAGGGCAAGTTCGTAATGAAATGTAAGCTGGTCTCCGGCACTGATTCCTCTGTGCTGACCCACATTCATGTTCCCGGCCACATAGACCTGCTCTGCGGTTTTGCGGCATTTTTTCAGCCATTCTTCGCTTACAGCCGGAGGAGCAAAACGGGAGCATTTGAAATTTCCATTTTCGCAGAACATGAAAAATTTAGGGTGGACCCGGTAGGGTGCTCCGTTGGGCCGCTCTTCCAGAATGGCAAGTGCTTTTTTGAGTGCACTCAGCCTGTAAATATCTGCGGTGAGCTGGATGGGGAAATCGTCTTCGGTTTTAACACAGTCCAGACCTTCTTTATCTGCCAGCTCCAGCATGGTCCGGGCATGTTCTGCGAGCCATCCGAAGTGCAATCCGTCCACCCGGATGAACAAGGAATCTTCCTCTTCTCCGTCAAGGGCTGCGATCATACGCTCCAGCGGACTTTCATCGTGACCGTAGAAGACAGAAATCTTGTGTTCCGGGAACATGTCGGGCAGTTCATTCAGTCTACCGCCAAGATCAAATTCAGGTGCGATGATTCGAACATCCGCCTTGGGAAATTCCTTCAGTGCGCTTTCAACTGTCAGGGCCACTACGGGGCGACCGTCAACTTCGTTCATGCACCAGTCCGGTGCGCCGCTCCATGCCCTTGATGCCGCCTGTACCAGAATAATCGGAGTATCCATCAGCTGTCCTTCCAGTTAAATAGTTCGTCCGTGTGCGTTTGCAGAAAATAAGTACTTATCGGGGTTTCAAAACGTGCGTTGTATTCTGAAGTTTTCAAGTGTGATAGGTAGCACCGTTGCAACTTTTTTTCTTCTTCAGTTGTTTGCCATTTGCCGTTTATCCGCAGATTCATTTCCTTTATTGCTTTCAGCAGTTCATCTTCTGTATTGTCAATAACCGCAAAATCGGAATCTGCAAAGTTTTCAATGGGCCATTTGCTGATTCCGGCTTTGATTATCTCAGGAACGCTTATAATCCGTCCTGTGGATTTCGATTGGATGAGCTTGAACAGGGCTAAATCTTCCGGTGAGCAGTATTCGATAATTTCCAGCCGGGCCACATTGATCCGCAAGCAGGGAATGCGGAAGACATTGGCCACATGCATGGGGCCGCTCTGTACGCCGACAAAAAATGTACAGGTGGCGGGCAGGTAGATATCCATGAAGTCGTTTTGCTTTCCACTCCATGCGTAGTCCACAAAATTGGGATGCTCGATTTCAAGCGGCTTCTGAACAATACTGCCGATTCTTATTACGTTGTAACCGAGTCTCAGCAACTCCTCGGCTCCGGCTTTGAACGTAGAAATTTCCATATTGCGGGGTTCCTGCATGTCCCCGTCACTTTCGGGCATGGTCTGTTGCAGGAAGGCGTTATCCCGGCCCAGCAAACATACGTGCGGACGATTCGGATCCAGGCCGAGTTCCTTTAGTTCGCGTTTACCTCTTTTGCTTTCTTCTTCCGTGAAAGCAACATGGGTATGCGTTTGCTGGATGACACATTCATAATCACGGGCAAAGGATATGGTCCGGGTATTCAGGAGTAGCTCATGTTTCTCCGTGAGATTGAAAATTTTTACTGCTTCCAGCAGGTAACGGTTGCAGTTACAGATCTGCATGTTGCGGGCAAAGAGTTTGCCGAGAGTTTTGTTCGCAATCTGCCCATCTTTAAAACAGAACAGATCCAGATAACCATCATGGCGCCCCAGTTCTTTTTCTGAGAGGTAGGTTTCACAATCAAGAGCCAGATGGCCCAATCGGGAGGAGTATATCTCAGCTACCCGGACAGTTTTGAAAAGGGAGAATGCTTTGATCAGCAGGGCCAGTGTGCCCAGTGAAATCCATTTTGAGAATTCTTTTATCGGGTTGGGTTGTAATGCCGGATCTGCCGGAATTAGCTTGTTTTTGACGCAGGTTTGGATGCGCAGGTTATAGAAATTTGTATAAAAAGAAACCGCTCGAACCACGTTGTCGTGGTCGTAGGTCATACCACAGACGATGACAATTTCATGTGGCCTGAAAGTGAGCATTGCTTTT
This DNA window, taken from Marinifilum sp. JC120, encodes the following:
- a CDS encoding methyltransferase domain-containing protein, which produces MDTPIILVQAASRAWSGAPDWCMNEVDGRPVVALTVESALKEFPKADVRIIAPEFDLGGRLNELPDMFPEHKISVFYGHDESPLERMIAALDGEEEDSLFIRVDGLHFGWLAEHARTMLELADKEGLDCVKTEDDFPIQLTADIYRLSALKKALAILEERPNGAPYRVHPKFFMFCENGNFKCSRFAPPAVSEEWLKKCRKTAEQVYVAGNMNVGQHRGISAGDQLTFHYELALDYINSEALVLDCACGPGYGSRMLAHKAQKVIATDLDIETVRLASSGKYFDNITFQTGDATSLSFEDNSFDAVTSFETVEHVNPAPFFKEMERVLKPGGLLILSTPQNSLGHIPVNSQHLHEFSLQEISGLCSEHFEIMQTTGIKQGRIVFPDDPKGQNTFMVCRKTA
- a CDS encoding TIGR04372 family glycosyltransferase, with protein sequence MSDRKRLLIIGTAQQCHIRDFLSSVDRSKMEILLLLPERDRGAFDNEKTVFFSGTFHPFFPPLLKAMLTFRPHEIVIVCGMTYDHDNVVRAVSFYTNFYNLRIQTCVKNKLIPADPALQPNPIKEFSKWISLGTLALLIKAFSLFKTVRVAEIYSSRLGHLALDCETYLSEKELGRHDGYLDLFCFKDGQIANKTLGKLFARNMQICNCNRYLLEAVKIFNLTEKHELLLNTRTISFARDYECVIQQTHTHVAFTEEESKRGKRELKELGLDPNRPHVCLLGRDNAFLQQTMPESDGDMQEPRNMEISTFKAGAEELLRLGYNVIRIGSIVQKPLEIEHPNFVDYAWSGKQNDFMDIYLPATCTFFVGVQSGPMHVANVFRIPCLRINVARLEIIEYCSPEDLALFKLIQSKSTGRIISVPEIIKAGISKWPIENFADSDFAVIDNTEDELLKAIKEMNLRINGKWQTTEEEKKLQRCYLSHLKTSEYNARFETPISTYFLQTHTDELFNWKDS
- a CDS encoding phosphoribosylglycinamide synthetase; this translates as MRKTLIVIGAGLESIPVFQRAKDMGLHVVAVDANPQAPGFAHAHDPVIGCVYTPEKSVATLIEWSHTGGKPHGVICAAVDAPATVAAVADHFGLTAVSAETARLATDKKAMKDRFKERGIPIPWYQEIFNADELTRILDERRETLVIKPVDSRGARGVLRLVYGATDMPDPKWAFECSKNESPSGRVMVEKHLDGPQISTEGFVVNGQPFCPGFSDRNYEFLDRYAPNIIENGGDLPSFLPLDVQTAVKDLSGQAAIALGIENSIFKGDMVVHDGKPYVIEMAARLSGGYFCSHEIPWNTGVDFVGTAIRLALGETPHAQDMTPSFQKGVAQRYLFPKPGKVIAIEGVEEAKKMNGISMVEIRTVVGETISPATSHPARAGVVMARAETREEAVKQVEAAVVPIKIITE